The following proteins are encoded in a genomic region of Nocardioides renjunii:
- the aceE gene encoding pyruvate dehydrogenase (acetyl-transferring), homodimeric type, whose translation MSDADKSRKSPAIASVIHEGLPTQLPDIDPDETQEWLASFDAMLDDRGRDRARYVMLRLLERAREKQVGVPALRSTDYINTIPPEREPWFPGDEDVERRIRAFIRWNAAVMVSSANRKGLEVGGHIATYQSSASLYEVGFNHFFRGKDHEGGGDQIYIQGHGSPGVYARAFLEGRLSEEQLYRFRQEVQHGRGAGLPSYPHPRLMPDFWEFPTVSMGLTAINSIYQARFNRYLDNRGIKDTDQQHVWAFMGDGEMAEPESLGAIRVAAREELDNLTWVINCNLQQLDGPVTGNGKIIQELEANFRGAGWNVIKVVWGREWDALLAKDVDGVLVNQMNTTPDGAFQTYSTEDGAYVREHFFGGDPRLRKMVEHMSDTQIEKLPRGGHDYRKVYAAFDAATKHTGQPTVILAHTIKGWTIDALEGKNATHQMKKLTLPDLKKFRDRLYLPISDRDLEESYEKTGGAPFYHPGASSPEIDYMLERRRALGGSIPRRINRSTALKLPGDELYAELKQGSGKNKFATTMAVVRLLRDWMKDPEIGERLVPIAPDEYRTFGMDSMFPSAKVYNPGGQQYESVDRKMLLSYKESAQGQMLHEGISEAGAMASATAAGSAYATHGEHMIPFYIFYSMFGFQRTGDSIWAMADQLARGFLIGATAGRTTLTGEGLQHADGHSPLLAATNPAVVHYDPAFSYEIAHIMQDGLERMYGSGGPEGQGEDVIFYLTVYNEPVSMPAEPADVDVEGILRGIHRVSTADGEGPRVQLMASGVGFPWIQDAARMLAEDWGVQSDLWSVTSWNELARDGAAAEEWNLLNPGEQHRTAYVSDKLAGARGPVVAVSDYMRAVPLQIARWVPADYRVLGADGFGFADTRPAARRFFHIDAPSVVVQALQALADAGELPAEKAVEAAQRYRIDDPTATKDIKQEGGDA comes from the coding sequence GTGAGTGACGCTGACAAGTCCCGCAAGAGCCCGGCCATCGCGTCGGTGATCCACGAGGGACTCCCCACCCAGCTGCCGGACATCGACCCCGACGAGACCCAGGAGTGGCTCGCGTCCTTCGACGCGATGCTCGACGACCGGGGCCGCGACCGGGCTCGCTACGTGATGCTGCGCCTCCTCGAGCGTGCGCGCGAGAAGCAGGTCGGCGTCCCGGCCCTGCGCTCGACCGACTACATCAACACCATCCCGCCGGAGCGCGAGCCGTGGTTCCCCGGCGACGAGGACGTCGAGCGCCGCATCCGCGCCTTCATCCGCTGGAACGCCGCGGTCATGGTGTCCTCGGCCAACCGCAAGGGCCTCGAGGTCGGCGGCCACATCGCCACCTACCAGTCCTCGGCGAGCCTCTACGAGGTCGGCTTCAACCACTTCTTCCGCGGCAAGGACCACGAGGGCGGCGGCGACCAGATCTACATCCAGGGCCACGGCTCGCCGGGTGTCTACGCCCGCGCGTTCCTCGAGGGCCGCCTCAGCGAGGAGCAACTCTACCGCTTCCGCCAGGAGGTCCAGCACGGCCGCGGCGCCGGCCTGCCGTCGTACCCCCACCCGCGGCTCATGCCCGACTTCTGGGAGTTCCCGACGGTCTCGATGGGCCTGACCGCCATCAACTCGATCTACCAGGCCCGGTTCAACCGCTACCTCGACAACCGCGGCATCAAGGACACCGACCAGCAGCACGTGTGGGCCTTCATGGGTGACGGCGAGATGGCCGAGCCCGAGTCGCTCGGCGCCATCCGCGTCGCGGCCCGCGAGGAGCTCGACAACCTCACCTGGGTCATCAACTGCAACCTGCAGCAGCTCGACGGCCCGGTCACGGGCAACGGCAAGATCATCCAGGAGCTCGAGGCCAACTTCCGCGGTGCCGGCTGGAACGTCATCAAGGTCGTGTGGGGCCGCGAGTGGGACGCGCTGCTCGCCAAGGACGTCGACGGCGTCCTGGTCAACCAGATGAACACCACGCCCGACGGCGCCTTCCAGACCTACTCGACCGAGGACGGCGCCTACGTCCGCGAGCACTTCTTCGGCGGCGACCCGCGCCTGCGCAAGATGGTCGAGCACATGAGCGACACGCAGATCGAGAAGCTGCCGCGCGGTGGCCACGACTACCGCAAGGTCTACGCCGCGTTCGACGCCGCGACCAAGCACACCGGGCAGCCGACGGTGATCCTGGCGCACACCATCAAGGGCTGGACGATCGACGCCCTCGAGGGCAAGAACGCCACCCACCAGATGAAGAAGCTGACGCTCCCGGACCTCAAGAAGTTCCGCGACCGGCTCTACCTGCCGATCAGCGACCGCGACCTCGAGGAGTCCTACGAGAAGACCGGCGGCGCGCCGTTCTACCACCCGGGCGCCTCCTCGCCGGAGATCGACTACATGCTCGAGCGCCGCAGGGCACTCGGCGGCTCTATCCCCCGCCGGATCAACCGGTCCACCGCGCTCAAGCTCCCCGGCGACGAGCTCTACGCCGAGCTCAAGCAGGGCTCGGGCAAGAACAAGTTCGCCACCACCATGGCCGTGGTGCGCCTGCTCCGCGACTGGATGAAGGACCCGGAGATCGGCGAGCGCCTCGTCCCGATCGCCCCCGACGAGTACCGCACCTTCGGCATGGACTCCATGTTCCCGAGCGCCAAGGTCTACAACCCCGGCGGCCAGCAGTACGAGTCGGTCGACCGCAAGATGCTGCTCTCCTACAAGGAGTCCGCGCAGGGCCAGATGCTCCACGAGGGCATCTCCGAGGCGGGTGCCATGGCCTCGGCGACGGCGGCCGGGTCGGCCTACGCCACCCACGGCGAGCACATGATCCCGTTCTACATCTTCTACTCGATGTTCGGGTTCCAGCGCACCGGCGACTCGATCTGGGCGATGGCCGACCAGCTCGCCCGCGGCTTCCTGATCGGCGCGACGGCCGGGCGCACCACGCTGACCGGCGAGGGCCTCCAGCACGCCGACGGCCACTCGCCGCTGCTCGCGGCGACCAACCCGGCGGTCGTGCACTACGACCCCGCGTTCTCCTACGAGATCGCCCACATCATGCAGGACGGCCTCGAGCGGATGTACGGCTCGGGCGGGCCGGAGGGCCAGGGCGAGGACGTCATCTTCTACCTGACCGTCTACAACGAGCCGGTGTCGATGCCGGCCGAGCCGGCCGACGTGGACGTCGAGGGGATCCTGCGCGGCATCCACCGCGTGTCCACCGCCGACGGCGAGGGCCCGCGCGTGCAGCTGATGGCCTCCGGCGTCGGCTTCCCGTGGATCCAGGACGCGGCGCGGATGCTCGCCGAGGACTGGGGCGTCCAGTCCGACCTGTGGTCGGTGACGTCGTGGAACGAGCTGGCCCGTGACGGCGCCGCCGCCGAGGAGTGGAACCTCCTCAATCCCGGCGAGCAGCACCGCACCGCCTACGTCAGCGACAAGCTCGCCGGCGCCCGGGGTCCGGTCGTCGCCGTGTCCGACTACATGCGGGCCGTCCCGCTGCAGATCGCGCGCTGGGTCCCGGCCGACTACCGGGTCCTCGGTGCCGACGGGTTCGGCTTCGCCGACACC
- a CDS encoding DUF3052 family protein encodes MSSTVGDSAPATGTGDRLGLKPGMVVQELGWDNDTDDELRVAVEDRIDADMVDGDYGNVVDAVLLWWRDDDGDLVDGLVDALTDLVGGGSIWLLTPKVGRPGTVDPADIAEAAPVAGLSQTTTAAVSKDWQATRLVAPKTPA; translated from the coding sequence GTGAGCTCGACGGTGGGCGACTCTGCCCCGGCGACCGGCACGGGCGATCGGCTGGGGCTCAAGCCCGGCATGGTCGTCCAGGAACTCGGCTGGGACAACGACACCGATGACGAGCTGCGCGTCGCGGTCGAGGACCGGATCGACGCAGACATGGTCGACGGTGACTACGGCAACGTCGTGGACGCGGTGCTGCTGTGGTGGCGCGACGACGACGGCGACCTGGTCGACGGCCTCGTCGACGCGCTGACCGACCTGGTGGGCGGCGGCTCGATCTGGCTGCTGACGCCGAAGGTCGGGCGGCCCGGCACCGTCGACCCGGCGGACATCGCCGAGGCGGCACCCGTCGCGGGCCTGTCGCAGACGACCACGGCCGCGGTCAGCAAGGACTGGCAGGCGACCCGCCTGGTCGCCCCGAAGACGCCCGCGTGA
- a CDS encoding AMP-binding protein yields MTGRGLAHALTTRAGGAATTVRVLGRAGVIRAHGPRTLAGVGRVVLRWGTGPAGGFAGLAVRAPHEVGVVDELGELTWGELHRRSNSLARALAERGVGEGDSVAVMCRNHRGFLDATIAVAKLGADILYLNTSFAGPQLVDVLHREAPSMVVHDEEFTDLLVGASVERRVLAWTDGVPSAGVETLEQLVSAYDEGDLQPPARHARIVILTSGTTGAPKGAPRKEAGIDAAVSLLSRMPLRAGWRTHVAAPLFHTWGFAHLALAMLLGSTLVLRRTFDPATALRTAQDERCESMVVIPVMLQRMLALDPGVLDGIDLSRMRVVASSGSALPATLAEAWMDRFGDNLYNIYGSTEVAYASIATPEDLRADPTSAGRPPHGTVVRILDEAGRELPRGKTGRIFVGNALLFEGYTHGGSKEVVDGLMSSGDVGWFDDAGRLHVAGRDDDMIVSGGENVFPQEVEDCLVTHERVREVAAVGVEDDDYGQRLRAFVVRTGEVSDDELREHVRANLARFKVPREIVFLDELPRNATGKVLKRELARPDRPPHEQPGDDPGTGTEDGTRDGKEKA; encoded by the coding sequence GTGACCGGTCGCGGCCTCGCGCACGCCCTCACCACGAGGGCGGGCGGGGCCGCCACCACGGTCCGGGTGCTCGGCAGGGCGGGCGTGATCCGCGCCCACGGCCCGCGGACGCTCGCCGGCGTCGGCCGCGTGGTGCTCCGGTGGGGCACCGGCCCGGCCGGCGGGTTCGCGGGCCTCGCCGTCCGTGCCCCGCACGAGGTGGGCGTCGTCGACGAGCTCGGCGAGCTGACCTGGGGCGAGCTGCACCGACGCTCGAACTCCCTGGCCAGGGCGCTGGCCGAGCGCGGCGTGGGCGAGGGCGACTCGGTCGCGGTGATGTGCCGCAACCACCGCGGGTTCCTCGACGCCACCATCGCCGTGGCCAAGCTCGGCGCCGACATCCTCTACCTCAACACCTCCTTCGCCGGTCCCCAGCTCGTCGACGTCCTCCACCGCGAGGCGCCGAGCATGGTGGTCCACGACGAGGAGTTCACCGACCTGCTGGTCGGGGCCTCCGTCGAGCGGCGCGTGCTCGCCTGGACCGACGGCGTCCCGTCGGCAGGGGTCGAGACGCTCGAGCAGCTGGTGTCGGCGTACGACGAGGGCGACCTGCAGCCGCCGGCACGCCACGCCCGGATCGTGATCCTCACCTCCGGCACCACCGGCGCGCCCAAGGGGGCGCCGCGCAAGGAGGCCGGCATCGACGCCGCGGTCTCGCTGCTCTCGCGGATGCCGTTGCGGGCGGGGTGGCGCACGCACGTCGCGGCGCCGCTGTTCCACACCTGGGGCTTCGCGCACCTCGCGCTGGCGATGCTGCTCGGCTCGACGCTGGTGCTGCGGAGGACGTTCGACCCCGCCACCGCGCTGCGCACGGCGCAGGACGAGCGCTGCGAGTCGATGGTCGTGATCCCGGTGATGCTCCAGCGGATGCTCGCGCTCGATCCCGGGGTGCTCGACGGGATCGACCTGTCCCGCATGCGGGTCGTGGCGTCGTCGGGCTCCGCGCTGCCGGCCACGCTCGCCGAGGCGTGGATGGACCGCTTCGGTGACAACCTCTACAACATCTACGGCTCCACCGAGGTCGCCTACGCCTCGATCGCCACGCCCGAGGACCTGCGGGCCGACCCGACCTCGGCGGGCAGGCCGCCCCACGGCACGGTCGTGCGGATCCTCGACGAGGCCGGTCGCGAGCTGCCCCGGGGGAAGACCGGGCGGATCTTCGTCGGCAACGCGCTGCTCTTCGAGGGCTACACCCACGGCGGGTCGAAGGAGGTCGTCGACGGGCTGATGTCGTCGGGCGACGTGGGCTGGTTCGACGACGCCGGCCGGCTGCACGTGGCGGGCCGGGACGACGACATGATCGTCTCCGGCGGCGAGAACGTCTTCCCGCAGGAGGTCGAGGACTGCCTGGTCACCCACGAGCGCGTGCGGGAGGTCGCTGCCGTGGGCGTCGAGGACGACGACTATGGTCAGCGCTTGCGCGCCTTCGTGGTGCGCACCGGCGAGGTGTCGGACGACGAGCTGCGCGAGCACGTGAGGGCCAACCTGGCGAGGTTCAAGGTGCCCCGCGAGATCGTGTTCCTCGACGAGCTGCCGCGCAACGCCACGGGCAAGGTCCTCAAGCGGGAGCTCGCCCGGCCGGACCGGCCCCCGCACGAGCAACCCGGGGACGACCCGGGGACCGGCACCGAGGACGGCACGAGGGACGGCAAGGAGAAGGCGTGA
- a CDS encoding peroxiredoxin has protein sequence MNGEGLCIGDEAPDFTLRDQFGQDVRLSEFRGRKAVALMFFPFAFTGVCTGELSGVRDRLDEFLSFDTEVLALSCDSVYALRSFAEGEGLNFPLLSDYWPHGAVASAYEVFDPVKGAPRRSSYVVDRDGRLRWAVHNANPDGRDLDEHLRELHAAVGPGLV, from the coding sequence GTGAACGGCGAGGGCCTGTGCATCGGCGACGAGGCACCCGACTTCACGTTGCGCGACCAGTTCGGCCAGGACGTGCGGCTCAGCGAGTTCCGCGGGCGCAAGGCCGTGGCGCTGATGTTCTTCCCGTTCGCGTTCACCGGCGTGTGCACCGGCGAGCTCTCCGGCGTGCGCGACCGGCTCGACGAGTTCCTGTCCTTCGACACCGAGGTGCTGGCACTGTCCTGCGACTCGGTCTACGCCCTGCGCAGCTTCGCCGAGGGGGAGGGACTCAACTTCCCGCTGCTCTCGGACTACTGGCCGCACGGCGCGGTGGCCTCGGCCTACGAGGTGTTCGACCCGGTCAAGGGCGCCCCGCGGCGCTCGTCGTACGTCGTGGACCGGGACGGCCGGCTGCGGTGGGCCGTGCACAACGCGAACCCGGACGGACGCGACCTCGACGAGCACCTCCGCGAGCTGCACGCCGCCGTCGGTCCGGGTCTGGTCTAG
- a CDS encoding serine/threonine-protein kinase has protein sequence MGTRDDGWHLGEGDLLAPGLSALKRLGGGTAYEAWLCFDEVTWSAVVVKVLRPSQVDDESSRRGLRREVLALATINHPVVVRGLRDGQHGDRPHVVLEHIDGPRLSSLVRRHGRLQEQQYLPLAIDVASALHYLRQVGWTHLDIKPSNVIMGAPARLIDLSIARPEEDARRLRHPIGTDAYMAPEQCDPTAPGGAVPSYASDVWGLGATLFHAVAGVRPFAHGDPDADDVHLRFPQLVADPAPLPDDVPPTVADVVHACLRRDPAGRPLPHEVADALEPVLAGLPRGSLAGFRIRG, from the coding sequence ATGGGCACGCGCGACGACGGCTGGCACCTCGGGGAGGGCGACCTCCTCGCTCCAGGGCTGAGCGCCCTGAAGCGCCTGGGCGGGGGAACCGCCTACGAGGCGTGGCTGTGCTTCGACGAGGTCACGTGGTCGGCGGTCGTCGTCAAGGTCCTGCGTCCCTCCCAGGTCGACGACGAGTCCTCCCGGCGCGGGCTGCGCCGGGAGGTGCTCGCGCTCGCCACGATCAACCACCCCGTCGTGGTCCGCGGGCTGCGCGACGGGCAGCACGGCGACCGGCCCCACGTCGTCCTCGAGCACATCGACGGCCCGCGGCTCTCCAGCCTGGTCCGTCGCCACGGCCGGCTCCAGGAGCAGCAGTACCTGCCGCTGGCGATCGACGTCGCCTCGGCGCTGCACTACCTGCGCCAGGTCGGCTGGACGCACCTCGACATCAAGCCCAGCAACGTGATCATGGGCGCCCCGGCCCGTCTCATCGACCTCTCGATCGCGCGTCCCGAGGAGGACGCCCGCCGGCTCCGCCACCCCATCGGCACCGATGCCTACATGGCCCCCGAGCAGTGCGACCCGACGGCACCCGGCGGAGCGGTGCCGTCGTACGCCTCCGACGTCTGGGGGCTCGGCGCCACGCTGTTCCACGCCGTCGCGGGTGTCCGGCCGTTCGCCCACGGCGACCCGGACGCCGACGACGTACACCTGCGCTTCCCGCAGCTGGTGGCCGACCCGGCGCCCCTCCCGGACGACGTGCCGCCGACGGTGGCCGACGTCGTGCACGCCTGCCTGCGTCGCGATCCGGCCGGGCGGCCGCTGCCGCACGAGGTCGCCGATGCCCTCGAGCCGGTCCTGGCGGGGCTGCCCCGCGGGTCGCTGGCCGGGTTCCGGATCAGGGGTTGA
- a CDS encoding response regulator — MAQILIVEDEERIASFVAKGLRAEGHQPTVAGDGPSGLDEALSGRFDLMVLDIGLPGMDGFEVLDHLRSQGSRMPVIVLTARDSVTDTVTALDSGADDYMAKPFRFAELMARIRLRLRSLAPADAPSTGDDVVVGGLRLDRRTRRISGPRGESELSAREFALAEIFLLNPGQVLTREQLLDLVWGYDFDPGSNVVDVYVGYLRKKLGTDAISTVRGVGYRLNP; from the coding sequence GTGGCCCAGATCCTGATCGTGGAGGACGAGGAGCGCATCGCCTCGTTCGTGGCGAAGGGCCTGCGTGCCGAGGGGCACCAGCCGACCGTGGCCGGCGACGGACCGAGCGGCCTCGACGAGGCGCTGTCCGGTCGCTTCGACCTGATGGTGCTCGACATCGGCCTGCCCGGCATGGACGGCTTCGAGGTCCTCGACCACCTGCGCTCGCAGGGCAGCCGGATGCCGGTCATCGTGCTGACGGCGCGCGACTCGGTCACCGACACGGTCACCGCCCTGGACAGCGGCGCCGACGACTACATGGCCAAGCCGTTCCGCTTCGCCGAGCTGATGGCGCGCATCCGGCTGCGGCTGCGGTCGCTCGCCCCCGCCGATGCCCCGAGCACCGGGGACGACGTCGTGGTCGGCGGCCTCCGCCTGGACCGGCGTACGCGTCGCATCTCGGGTCCGCGTGGCGAGTCCGAGCTGTCGGCGCGCGAGTTCGCCCTCGCCGAGATCTTCCTGCTCAACCCCGGGCAGGTGCTGACGAGGGAGCAGCTGCTCGACCTCGTCTGGGGCTACGACTTCGACCCGGGCTCCAACGTCGTGGACGTCTACGTCGGCTACCTGCGCAAGAAGCTGGGCACCGACGCGATCTCGACCGTCCGCGGGGTCGGCTACCGGCTCAACCCCTGA
- a CDS encoding sensor histidine kinase encodes MTTRPTTRPTTTGTTDGAPRRFAQVSVRTRIAAVIALLTAAAMTGAGILVYALESARIERAVNDQIEQEIAEFRNLRVDPNTGRPFDDVGRVLNVFLTRNVPDDDEMLVGYVRGEVPERTANRYGQEVLDEPDYQDALAELADAGGTRVIESPTFGETWVTLVPVTNTQGDGALVIVNFLRDEHEELDRTLQTYALIALLSLGLITTIAAFQSGRLLAPLRTLEETAREITATDLSRRIPERGNDDITALTRTINGMLERLDAGFAAQRQFLDDAGHELKTPLTVVRGHLELLDHGDAEDLAETRELLLDEVDRMSRLVGDLVLLAKSRRHDFLVLGEVDVDALTRSVLAKATALGEREWRLDGTARGRAVLDEQRVTQALLQLADNAVKHTDPGSVVAVGSTREDGEVRLWVRDGGDGIPPEDREAVLERFGRSTVRAGDDGFGLGLSIVRAIADAHGGVVRITDAEPRGAHVEIVLPDRTLGRDQPRPARQQPPHRPRQQPRHQPGPHIEETTWPRS; translated from the coding sequence GTGACGACACGACCGACGACGAGACCAACGACGACGGGGACGACTGACGGTGCCCCGCGCCGCTTCGCGCAGGTCTCCGTCCGGACCCGCATCGCCGCCGTCATCGCCCTGCTCACAGCCGCCGCGATGACCGGTGCCGGGATCCTCGTCTACGCCCTGGAGTCCGCGCGGATCGAGCGCGCCGTCAACGACCAGATCGAGCAGGAGATCGCCGAGTTCCGCAACCTGCGCGTCGACCCCAACACCGGTCGCCCCTTCGACGACGTCGGCCGCGTGCTCAACGTCTTCCTCACCCGCAACGTCCCCGACGACGACGAGATGCTCGTCGGCTACGTCCGCGGCGAGGTGCCGGAGCGCACGGCCAACCGCTACGGCCAGGAGGTGCTGGACGAGCCCGACTACCAGGACGCCCTCGCCGAGCTCGCCGACGCCGGCGGCACCCGGGTCATCGAGTCGCCGACCTTCGGCGAGACGTGGGTGACGCTCGTGCCGGTGACCAACACCCAGGGCGACGGGGCGCTGGTCATCGTCAACTTCCTGCGCGACGAGCACGAGGAGCTCGACCGGACGCTGCAGACGTACGCCCTCATCGCCCTGCTGTCGCTCGGCCTCATCACCACGATCGCGGCCTTCCAGTCCGGCCGGCTGCTCGCGCCGCTGCGCACGCTCGAGGAGACGGCCCGCGAGATCACGGCGACGGACCTGTCGCGGCGCATCCCCGAGCGCGGCAACGACGACATCACAGCGCTCACCCGGACCATCAACGGCATGCTCGAGCGCCTCGACGCCGGCTTCGCCGCCCAGCGCCAGTTCCTCGACGACGCGGGCCACGAGCTCAAGACCCCGCTCACCGTCGTCCGCGGGCACCTCGAGCTGCTCGACCACGGCGACGCCGAGGACCTGGCCGAGACCCGCGAGCTGCTGCTCGACGAGGTGGACCGGATGTCGCGGCTCGTGGGCGACCTCGTCCTGCTCGCCAAGAGCCGGCGCCACGACTTCCTGGTCCTCGGCGAGGTGGACGTGGACGCGCTGACCCGGTCGGTGCTGGCCAAGGCCACCGCGCTCGGCGAGCGGGAGTGGCGGCTCGACGGCACGGCGCGGGGCCGGGCGGTGCTCGACGAGCAGCGGGTGACCCAGGCGCTGCTCCAGCTCGCCGACAACGCCGTCAAGCACACCGACCCCGGCTCGGTGGTCGCCGTCGGCTCGACCCGCGAGGACGGCGAGGTCCGGTTGTGGGTCCGCGACGGCGGCGACGGCATCCCGCCCGAGGACCGCGAGGCCGTCCTCGAGCGCTTCGGCCGCAGCACCGTGCGGGCCGGGGACGACGGGTTCGGGCTCGGCCTGAGCATCGTCCGCGCCATCGCCGACGCGCACGGCGGCGTCGTCCGCATCACCGACGCCGAGCCCCGGGGGGCGCACGTCGAGATCGTCCTGCCCGACCGCACCCTGGGGCGCGACCAGCCACGACCGGCACGCCAGCAGCCCCCGCACCGACCCCGGCAGCAGCCCCGCCACCAGCCCGGCCCGCACATCGAGGAGACGACGTGGCCCAGATCCTGA
- a CDS encoding AMP-binding protein, translating into MIVPFSVTDFIERAAAVYGERPGVIDEPDQPADPLGTLTYAEAYELSRRQSARLDELGIGVGERVAIVSHNSARLLTSFFGVSGSGRVLVPINFRLRADEISYIVSHSGARVLYVDPELVETLRGIDVEHTFVLGDDASMYAAPGTEPRHWEPDENATATINYTSGTTARPKGVQLTHRNLWTNAVTFGLHAGVSDRDVYLHTLPMFHANGWGMPFAMTGLGVPQVVLRKVDGAEILRRVEQHGVTVMCAAPAVAAAVLDAAQDWEGEVPGRDRVRIIMAGAPPPTRTVVRVEEELGWEFVQIYGLTETSPLLTVNRSRSEWDDLSAEDRAAKLVRAGAPAIGVRLRTDEHGEVLARSNVILEGYWERPDETSKALVDGWFHTGDGGAIGDDGYLSISDRKKDVIITGGENVSSIEVEDVLFSHPAVAEVAVIGVPSEKWGETIKALVVLADGATADEAELIAWCKDRAAGYKAPTSIEVRDELARTATGKLQKFKLRQPYWEGHDRQVN; encoded by the coding sequence ATGATCGTCCCCTTCAGCGTCACCGACTTCATCGAGCGGGCCGCTGCCGTCTACGGCGAGCGTCCCGGCGTCATCGACGAGCCCGACCAGCCGGCGGACCCGCTCGGCACGCTGACCTACGCCGAGGCGTACGAGCTCTCGCGCCGCCAGTCGGCGCGGCTCGACGAGCTCGGCATCGGGGTCGGGGAGCGCGTCGCGATCGTGAGCCACAACTCGGCTCGCCTCCTCACGTCGTTCTTCGGCGTAAGCGGCTCGGGCCGGGTCCTGGTGCCGATCAACTTCAGGCTGCGCGCCGACGAGATCTCCTACATCGTGTCCCACTCGGGCGCACGGGTCCTCTACGTCGACCCGGAGCTCGTCGAGACGCTGAGGGGCATCGACGTCGAGCACACCTTCGTGCTCGGCGACGACGCGTCGATGTATGCCGCCCCCGGGACGGAGCCCAGGCACTGGGAGCCGGACGAGAACGCCACCGCGACGATCAACTACACCTCCGGCACGACGGCACGGCCCAAGGGCGTGCAGCTGACGCACCGCAACCTCTGGACCAACGCGGTGACCTTCGGCCTGCACGCCGGGGTGAGCGACCGCGACGTCTACCTCCACACCCTGCCGATGTTCCACGCCAACGGCTGGGGGATGCCCTTCGCGATGACCGGCCTCGGCGTGCCGCAGGTGGTGCTCCGCAAGGTCGACGGCGCGGAGATCCTGCGCCGGGTCGAGCAGCACGGGGTCACCGTGATGTGCGCAGCGCCGGCGGTCGCCGCCGCGGTCCTCGACGCCGCGCAGGACTGGGAGGGCGAGGTCCCGGGCCGGGACCGGGTGCGGATCATCATGGCCGGCGCCCCGCCGCCGACGAGGACCGTCGTGCGGGTCGAGGAGGAGCTCGGCTGGGAGTTCGTCCAGATCTACGGCCTGACCGAGACCTCGCCGCTGCTGACCGTCAACCGCTCACGATCCGAGTGGGACGACCTGTCCGCCGAGGACCGGGCCGCGAAGCTGGTGCGGGCCGGGGCGCCGGCCATCGGCGTACGGCTGCGCACCGACGAGCACGGCGAGGTGCTGGCGCGGTCCAACGTGATCCTCGAGGGCTACTGGGAGCGCCCGGACGAGACGTCGAAGGCGCTGGTCGACGGCTGGTTCCACACCGGCGACGGGGGAGCGATCGGCGACGACGGCTACCTCTCCATCAGCGACCGCAAGAAGGACGTGATCATCACCGGCGGGGAGAACGTCTCCTCGATCGAGGTGGAGGACGTGCTGTTCTCCCACCCGGCCGTCGCCGAGGTCGCGGTCATCGGAGTGCCGAGCGAGAAGTGGGGCGAGACCATCAAGGCGCTCGTCGTGCTGGCCGACGGAGCCACCGCGGACGAGGCCGAGCTGATCGCGTGGTGCAAGGACAGGGCCGCGGGCTACAAGGCGCCGACCTCCATCGAGGTCCGCGACGAGCTGGCCCGGACCGCGACCGGCAAGCTGCAGAAGTTCAAGCTGCGCCAGCCCTACTGGGAGGGCCACGACCGGCAGGTCAACTGA